CACGTCTGCAAAATCGAAACTTGATTGAATTAAATGCAAAGATGGAGTGATTGAACTTACTGTGGCAATTATATGGTCTTGTGGGGCCAATGAACCTGCTTTCATGAATTAGTATGGACGACGACATCGCAGTGGCTATGAAAACCTCTCAAATTTGAGCTGTAATTTGTAGAGTTTTGAGCTTTTGCATCTCTCTGGTTGGTGTACGTTTTGCGTTGTGGAGCACTGGAGGACGTCAGCTCGGGTGATTAAACGGTCTGTCGTTTTTCTTCCTGGGTCAACGACGTCGTTCTTTTCAATAATCTCCAGGCCATCACCGACAGTCGTGCTTCTTCTTCGTCTGCAACTCAACAGCTCCCAACCGAAAATTTTTCATTTGCGCCATGGAAACTCCGGCGAGAATTCTCAGCCTCAACCTCCAGCTCTTCGCCAGAACGACACCGTCCGCCCTCGCTTTCTCTCCCAAACTCCACAGACCCGCGAAGCCCTTGCCTACATTTCACACTCTCGCTCGAAACAGCGCCGTCAAAAGAACCCCCTTTTCTCTTTCGCTCGCGCAGCCGCACTCCTCGTTCTCCTTCAATCCGAATCCCTTCAAATCCCtccccctttctctctcctccctgtCGCCGTTCAGCAGCTTCAAccactctctctcaccctcaaacGACGGCGTTTCCACCTGGAACCGGGCGTTCCACGGCGGGATTAACGGAAATGTGGGTTCTTTCGGGACCCACAACCGTGAAGTGACGGTGGTGTTGCTAGGCTGGCTCGGGGCCAAGACGAAGCACCTAAAGAGGTACGTGGAGTGGTACAACTCCAGAGGCATTCACGCCGTGACCTTCGTCGTTGATCCGAGGGAGGTTCTCTGGTTTGATTTGGGCCGCCGGGTCGAAAATCGGGTTTCGGACTTGGCCCGGGATCTCGCTTCGTGGCTGGAGGAGGGCGGAGAAAGGTGCTTGCTTTTCCACACCTTCAGCAACACGGGTTGGTTTGTGTAGGTAGTCTTTGTTTGAATGAATGTGATTGATTTGTGTTACTGCTTTCATGGATTGTCAATTCCCGGGTTTTCGGAGTTTGCTTATAGCGGTTAGTTTGTTGCAGGTATGGCGCCATTCTTGAAATTCTGCAGGGGAGGAAAGACCTGATGGAGAAGATTAAAGGGTGTGTTGTTGATTCAGGAGCAGCTGAACCGTTTAATCCTAAGGTTTTGTTGATCATGGTTTATCGGATTTTTAAGTATCGATTGATTGATGTCGAATAACTAAAGAACGTGTCATGAGAATTGGATGAATTTGTTTGCTTAGATTGAATATATGATGTGCTTTTGATTGGATTCCCTAGTTAGTGGACTCTGAATTGACTTGCTGCTCATTAGACTGCTGCAACTTATCACCTTGCAATGCAGATTCTGAATTGTTTGTTGCGTTTTGATCGAATCTTCAATGTAAATTAGTTGAAGCCAAGTAATGTTTATGAATCTAGTTGGCCAAATATGTTGCTTTTTATCGATTTATGTTTAGTTTTATGGTTTTGCATAAATGTGAGTTCAGCTTGAGCAATATGTGTTTCGAATTCATAACATCATTGCATCACATTTCTTTATTTGGTCAAATGTCGGTGTCAAGTTCCACTCCAGATTTTAGAATCCAAAATTGGTGTCGTGCTTAGTAGTATTGCGTCTGTTGTGTACTTGGTACTGTGCAAATGATTACCTTCTTTTAACCTTGACAGGTGTGGGCAGCAGGGTTTTCTGCTGCGATTTTGAAGAAGCACAGCTCTTTAACAAGCTCTGCGGTTGAGGCTAGAGATTTAAATGAGTCGGAAGATGCAGCAAGCTTATCAAAGCTGCAAGAAGAAAAGCCTCCGCTAGTGGAAGCCGTGGTTCTACTGATGTTAGAGAAGCTGTTTTCGGTTCTTCTAAAGTTTCCTGATGTGGATAAGTAagctgtttttttatttaaacgcTTGTAAATCTTAGATGATATATAAATGGGCAGAACATTTCATATGAAAGGTATATGATTGACTTTTGTATTGTTTTCTTTCAGGAGGTTAACGAAGGTAGTTTCCATTCTTTCGGAAAACACTCCTTATTGCCCGCAACTTTACCTATATAGCACTGCCGATAAAGTCGTTCCACACCAGTCAGTCGAGTTGTTCATGGCGGAGCAACAGCGGAAGGGTAGAATTGTAAGGTCCTTCAATTTCGGCACAACACCTCATGTGGATCACTTCAGGAATTTCCCCGACATATACTGTTCAGAGCTTGACAGTTTCTTGAAAGATTGTTTAACTACAGTTGTGACGACGTGAACTCTGCAAATGCAGATTGTTGTGTAGAAGTCATTCGATTTAAAGAACGGCTGGTGTGTTCTCAATAGGAACACGTCCGAGGTTATAAATGTGTCGATGAGTTTAGTTCTCACGCACCAAATGCCAATAATTTTGTAGTCTATTAGATCACAGGGCTGGAAGGACAGTCTAAGCTGTGTTTAGCGTACCAATGGGAGTGAGCGTTTAATTTTTGCTCAAGTTAAAAGAACTCAATGTCCATGTTATCTAATGCTTCTTTTGAACATTTCATATCTTACTGCTTCATAGCCTTCATTCATGCTTGCATTGTTAGAGTTTCAGTGGATTTATTTTTTGACTAACCGATATTCTAATCTACTCAATTTACGAGTTAGATGATTGGATTGGGCGCAAGGAGGCATGCACATGCAGCATGACCAGTTGGCCTAACTCACGTCTGCATAACAAAAGTAGATTTGGAATGACAATTCAACCTTTTACTACTAGTTTGTTGACGTAAGGTCGGGGCATTTAACCGAGGTTATGCATTAAACTCTCTCTTCCTGTAGCTCAATCTTTCCGTAGCTCAAGTAGTTAAGAGAACTTAGAGCTGCtaaccaaaatttgaaaacccaGCCCATATATAAGCAAAATGTCCAGATTCATTTTGACTTTATAGGTGAGTGGGTGTACTTTACCTAATACTTCTTATTAAAcaatttagatttttaaaatttgatcaaacgtcTACAAATAGGGATatattctaaaaattataataattttaaccgtttgatcaaattttaaaagtcTGAATTGTTTAATGAGATGAATTAGGTTGAAGGGATCCGGATCCCTTTCCTCAGCCGTTTTCTGAAAAGGGATCCTAAAAAAAGAAATGTTTGTCGTTTAATAATAACCGGAAAGAATAACGACTCTTTCGATCTTGCTTCTGCAGTTCGGAGTCGCGCGTCAAAGATGGCGGCTTTGGAGGATTCGCTGGTGAGCTCCAAGCTCTCTCCCCCGAATACATACGGAGCCGTCGTTCTCGGCGGCACCTTCGACCGATTACACGACGGCCATCGCCTGTTTCTCAAGGTCTGTTTCTTCATTTctgtctttcttttttctcttataTGTGAATTTTAAGATTAATGGTTTTGATGGAAATGGAAGCAGGCGGCGGCGGAGCTGGCAAGGGATCGGATTGTGGTCGGAATTTGCGACGGACCCATGTTAACTAACAAgcaggttttttatttatttatttaattttttttttcattcatcaTTCGGATTTTCCGAATTTTGTGGATTTAATTCGAACTGGTTGAGTTGGCTTTAGTATTGATTTTCCAGAAAGGCTGTAAATTTAATGTAATTATAGTCTGAAAGGCAACATAGTTTTAGTTGATAACTTGATAAGGTAGATTTCGATGGTTAATGTTGCGGTTATATGGCAGTTTGCTGATCTGATACAAACCTTCGAAGAAAG
This is a stretch of genomic DNA from Malus domestica chromosome 02, GDT2T_hap1. It encodes these proteins:
- the LOC103401337 gene encoding uncharacterized protein isoform X1; amino-acid sequence: METPARILSLNLQLFARTTPSALAFSPKLHRPAKPLPTFHTLARNSAVKRTPFSLSLAQPHSSFSFNPNPFKSLPLSLSSLSPFSSFNHSLSPSNDGVSTWNRAFHGGINGNVGSFGTHNREVTVVLLGWLGAKTKHLKRYVEWYNSRGIHAVTFVVDPREVLWFDLGRRVENRVSDLARDLASWLEEGGERCLLFHTFSNTGWFVYGAILEILQGRKDLMEKIKGCVVDSGAAEPFNPKVWAAGFSAAILKKHSSLTSSAVEARDLNESEDAASLSKLQEEKPPLVEAVVLLMLEKLFSVLLKFPDVDKRLTKVVSILSENTPYCPQLYLYSTADKVVPHQSVELFMAEQQRKGRIVRSFNFGTTPHVDHFRNFPDIYCSELDSFLKDCLTTVVTT
- the LOC103401337 gene encoding uncharacterized protein isoform X2 is translated as METPARILSLNLQLFARTTPSALAFSPKLHRPAKPLPTFHTLARNSAVKRTPFSLSLAQPHSSFSFNPNPFKSLPLSLSSLSPFSSFNHSLSPSNDGVSTWNRAFHGGINGNVGSFGTHNREVTVVLLGWLGAKTKHLKRYVEWYNSRGIHAVTFVVDPREVLWFDLGRRVENRVSDLARDLASWLEEGGERYGAILEILQGRKDLMEKIKGCVVDSGAAEPFNPKVWAAGFSAAILKKHSSLTSSAVEARDLNESEDAASLSKLQEEKPPLVEAVVLLMLEKLFSVLLKFPDVDKRLTKVVSILSENTPYCPQLYLYSTADKVVPHQSVELFMAEQQRKGRIVRSFNFGTTPHVDHFRNFPDIYCSELDSFLKDCLTTVVTT